The nucleotide sequence ATATAGGCAGTGCGCCGCGGGACCCTGTTATACCTTCCCCTATAGATGTCATATCGTCGAAACCAACCCTTACTCCCGCCGTCATGTCCTTGGTGAACCCAATGAACCAAGCATCTGTGTAGTCGTTCGTTGTTCCAGTTTTGCCGCCTGCAGGATGTAGAAATCCAAACAGCCTCGCAGCGTGTCCGGTGCCAAAGTCTATAACGCTTTGAAGCATTGATACCATGACATAAGCCGTTCCCTTGCTCAGGACCTCCTTTTTCTCTGGCTGTTCGCGATAGATAATCGCACCATCGCGATCGACTATTCTATCTATCGCTACAGGGGTTATTTTCACACCCTGATTCGGGAAAACGGAGAAAGCTGTGACTATATCCCACAATTTCACACCACTTGAACCCATTGTTATAGATAGAACCGGGTCAAGAAAAGTTGTTATCCCCATTCTATGGGCATATTGGACAACAGTTTTAGGACCTACCATCTCACAAAGTCTTACTGACGCTAAATTCCGCGAATGCGCCAACGCCTCGCGAAGAGTTATCTTGCCAAGATACTTTCTATCGTAGTTCTCAGGGCGCCATTCTCCACCATCAGCCTTGGGCCAGACTCCGGGAACATCGTCTATCCAATCACACGGCTGCATGCCGTTATCGATAGCAGCAGTATATACAAACGGCTTAAAAGCCGAGCCTGGCTGTCTTATAGCCTGCGTTACTCTGTTAAACTGGCTTTGTTTAAAGTCCTTTCCGCCCACCATAACGAGAATCCGTCCCGTCCCATTCTGAACCGCGAATACCGCACCGTTTATCTGCTTCCATACGCGAACCGAATCACCAGTTGTGCTATCGTAAACCATCATGGTGTATTCTGGGTCGTCGGGATGATGAAGCACCTCGACTCGCCGCTGAAGCATCCGCAACCTGCCGCGAAGTGTGTCCTCTGCTACCTTTTGAAGTTTATAGTTGAGAGTCGTATAAATCGTTATACCCCCGGAGTAGAGAACATCCTCGCCAAACTTTGCCGCAACTTTTCTCCTGACGAAGTCCACGAAGTAGGGGGCTTTCCAGCTTTCACCGCGAACTTTTTTAGGCATAACGAAAGGCAGGGCAAGAAGTGAATCCAGATTATCTATAGGACACACATCTTTCATTACATCACTTTTCGCCATAAGCTTTAAAACGAGGTTTCGGCGCCTGACAGCTCTTCTTGGGTCTCTGAGATAGTATGACGGTGCCCTAAGCAAACCCACCAGAAACGCAGCTTCAGCAGGTCCCAGCTCCGACGCATCCTTGCCGAAAAATGTTTGTGCCGCTGCCTGAACGCCATAACACCCCTTGCCCATGTAGCTTTGATTAATGTATAGTTCAAGGATTTCATACTTGGTATACCTGTGCTCAAGCCTTATAGCTGTTAGTGCTTCTTTTATCTTTCGCGTGAGTATCTTTTGTCTTGTCAGGAAAAGGTCTCTTGCGAGCTGTTGAGTTATCGTGCTTCCGCCCTGAATAATCCTTCCTGCCCTTATATTCGCTATTAACGCACCAAAAATACGCTTTAGGTCTATTCCCCAATGATGATAAAAATTCCTATCCTCAGTGGACAGAAGTGCTTTTATGAAGCACGGAGAGACATCATCAAGTGATACCCAAATTCTCTTCTCACCTGCGAACTCGGCGAGAAGTTCACCGTCAGCGGAATAAACTCTGCTTACTATCGGAGGTCTGTATTCCTCAAGAACCCGCGGGTCGGGAAGCTCCGGCGCGTAAAGAATGTAAGCCAAGGTCAAAAGGAGTCCTGGTATAATTATACCCAATACTATGCCCCAGAACAGAAAAAGCAATGCGGTCTTTAATTTGAACGGTCCTCGTGCCCTCGGTCGGAACCGCTGTATGCGAAGCCTGTGGTTCATAGTCAAATATTATTTGATAAGGGTTTATTTTGCAATTATTATTTGTAGCAATAAAAATCAAGGGGATTGGAATGCGGGCTTCGTATAACATGCTTCGTGAGCTAATCGAGTTCGAGCTCACACCGGAACAGCTCGCCCACGAGCTAACGATGACGGGAACAGAAGTGGAGTCGATAATAAGACCCTCGGAGTGGATATCTGGCGTGGTAGCTGCCAAAATAACGGAAATAAAGACAAACACACCCCGGGAAGGTCTCTCGGTTTGCACAGTCTTCGACGGCGAAAAAAATTATCAAACAATAACAGGCGCGCCACTCGCCCAAAAAGCTATATCGGTCGCCTTTGCCAAACCTGGCGCAAAAATTTTTGGAGAAAAAAAGATAGGTATAATCGAGATAGACGGCGTGAAAAGCGAGGGCATGGTATGTTCAGGGGTCGAGCTGGGACTCGGCGCACCGAAAGACAGGCTATATCATCTCCCACCTGACACAAAGCTTGGCGAGGATGTGGCAAGGCTTCTCGGATACGAGGATATTATATTCGAACTCGAAATAACACCGAATCGACCCGATTGCTATGGTCATTGGGGCTTGGCAAGGGAAATAGCTGCGATAACTGGAAAACCCTGGGAACCAGTAATCCCTCGGCCAAGAAATGTTCTTGAGGGTTTTGGCGATGTAGATGTGGAAATACGCACCGAGAACTGTCCGCGATACACCGGGCGACTCATAGAAGGTGTTACCGTTGCCGACTCGCCACCCTGGCTTGCGGGAAAACTGGCCATGCTTGGTATGCGACCAATAAACAATATCGTTGACATAACCAATTATGTTATGATGCTGACCGGACAGCCTATTCACGCCTTCGATGCGGATAAGCTTGGAAAAAAGATAGTGGTCAGGCAGGCTCGCGATAGCGAAACGATAACAACGCTTGAAGGGGAAAAACGCACGCTATCGCAGGAGATAATGGTAATAGCTGACGACAAAAAGCCTGTTGCCATAGCTGGAGTTATGGGTGGTCTGGAGACGGAGGTGGACGAATCAACCAAAAACATAATTGTCGAGGTGGCGTATTTTAAACCTGCCAGCGTGAGGCGGGCAAGAAAGCTTCTTGAGCTTAGCACCGAATCAGCTATACGGTTTGAGCGCGGAACTGACCCCCAAGCTCCACCAGTAGTGTCCGACATTGTAGCAAAGCTTGCGCAGGACATAGCAGAAGCAAAAAAGATATACAAAACTGTCGATATTTACCCCACACCAGTGGAACCCGCATTGGTCACGCTGACGGACAAAAAGGTTGAACGATTGCTTGGTGTAAAGGTTCCAAGGGAGGAATCGCGAAAAATTCTCGTGTGCCTCGGGCTTGACATAGCAGCTGAAAACGCAGGCGGAATAACCTTCCGGGTGCCCACATTCAGACCGGACCTTACTCGCGAGGTTGACCTCGTTGAAGAGGTCGCGCGAATATACAAACTTGAAAAAATTCAGCCCTCATTCAAAGCCAAAGGGCTTATTCATGTCGAAGTGCCGGATATACTGCGTCTGAAACGGTTGCTATCCGACCTACTTGTGGGACTTGGCTATTTTGATGCCCTCACAGACCCTCTTGGAAGGCGCGAAATCTTTGAACTTTTCGCGCAAAAACCGCTTGTGGAGCTTGTTAACCCGCTTTCCGAGGACCTTTCGGTTATGCGTCCGAACCCGCTACCAACACTTATAGCTGCGACGGCAAGAAACCTTAACAGAGGGATGCGGTCCGTCAGGCTTTTTGAGATCGACTACGGCTACGCAGCGAAAGAGCAATACGAGGAGGAACTTTACCTTGCCTTAGCGTGTGGCGGAATGCGCAACCCCATAGCATGGTGGAGCAAGGACGAGCCTATTGACCTTTTTGATGTGAAAGGCACGATTGAGTCAATACTTCGAAAGCTGGGAATTCAGTATCACTTTGTGGAGGCAAATTTGCCCTTTGCAGAGGATGGAACCGCCCTTGAGCTTATTGCTGAGGGTAAAAGCATTGGCTTTGTTGGAACACTTCGAAAAAATCTTTGGGAGAAGTTTGAACTTCGTCGTGATGTGCACTTCGGGCTGGTTGAGGTCGGACCGCTTCTTCCGTACTTTACAAGAGTAAGCCAGTATAAGCGATTCTCGCGATTCCCTGCGACGAGACGCGATGTTGCGTTGATACTCGACTCACAGGTTCGGGCGCAAACGGTTTTGGCAAGGGCTAAGGAACTCGCAAAAGACGCCGAAGAAGTGGGAATTTTTGATGTCTATGAGGGCAAGCCGATTCCTGCGGGTAAAAAATCCATCGGCATCTATTTTGTGTTCCGTGGAAAAGAGAGAACACTTACCGACAAGGAAGTCAACGAGCGGTTCGAGGCTGTGGTAAAAGAACTGTGCAGGATATTTAATGCTGAAATTAGAAAGTAAATTGTCAGGTTTTTATAGATTAAGTTCGATTATTAATTCATCGAATTTTGTCAGGATATCATCTATATTTATCCCGGCGAGTGAGTCGTAATCTGTTGATGCGACCCAGCGATACTTAACTCCCCATGGCAACCATCTTCTTCTGTTCCACTCGTTGGCGGTATACAGCGCAAGCGTGGGCACGCCGAATCCCGAGGCTATGTGCACAACGGATGTATCGGGCGTAACGATGAGGTTAAGCTTTTCGATTATCGCCGCTGCGTGAAGTATGTCTGGGCAAAGTGGACCAAGGTATGCTCCGCGAACCGCATCGCAAATTTCACGGGCAATTTTGGCATCTCTTGGCTCGTAAAGTATTACGGGCACGAATCCGCGGCGAAGAATGTGGCTCGCTATTCTTTTGTTGTCCTCAGCCGAGAGCATCCGAACGGCGAATCCTGCTGAAATGTTAAGTCCAATGAGTTTTTCTTTGGGCGCGCTAACTTTTGAGAAAAAATCCTCTGCGAATTTGCGCTCACGCTCGGATAGCATTATGCTTTTCGGAACTTCATCGATATCTATCGGGGCTATCGCGGAAAAAAGTGCCCTCATCTCATCCTGAATGTGCCAGAATTCGCCAACATCGACATAAACATTAAACGGCAGCTTTACATCTCTTTTGATTCTCACGCGCCACTTGGCACGGCTTGCTATGGCGAATGTCGTTGATGTTACCGATTCCTTTAGCTGCAAGTCCACGACCACATCGGGATGCCAACGGAACACCTCCCAAAGCGAGCGGAAAAACAGGTCGGGGCGTTTACGGTAGGTTATAAGATGATAATCGGGCTCATAACGAAGTAAAATCTTGTTGCGTAAGGATACTAATATGCCTATATCGGCATCGGGCAGCTTGCGCTTTATAGCGCGAAAAAAAGGGATTGTAACAGCCATGTCGCCTATTCTGTCGTGCCGCAGAAATAAAATCCTACGAGGCTTGTAGCAAGATGGGATGGATGAGAAAACTTGTTTTGGCTGGAATAACCCATAGATTTTTATCAAAAGCTTTCGCCCTGCTATTTCAGCGCGCTTGGTTATCGTTTTTCTCGCCATATCTTAAGTTATCAGGGTCAGGAAGCATTGCAAGGGTAAAAGAGGCTCAAAGTTTGTTTGCAAAATGTGTTGTTCGCGGTGCTTTGCCTTCACCTTTCGAGCCAATACTTTATCTTGTCCTCCCTAAGCTTCAGAACGCTAATTCCGGCAAGCAAGAAAGCAGCAAGCACGGAAAGCCATGCAACGGCGTTGAAGACTTTTAGATATGGTATTCCCTCGCTTTTGAGTAGTGGCAGGCTCGCTGCCCCGAGAAGTAAACTTACAACGATGTAGTAAAGTATCATCACCAAACCGAGCGCTTGTTTTGGAGGTATTGCATCCCGTTGAGGGTGGGTAAGCCATCGCCATTGTCCCCACAAAGAGACCCAGAAAATACATATAATAAGCGTAGCCTGAGCCTGAACAGTTAATATAGGGTGCATTAAGAGTTCCTGCACTATTAATCCCGCGATAATAAGCGTTATGGCTACGACGGATGTCAGAAGCAGTGCTCGCTGGATGATGACTTTGCGCCATACGACCGGAGCCGCACATAAGAGGTCTCGTGCTTTCGTG is from bacterium and encodes:
- a CDS encoding PBP1A family penicillin-binding protein, with the protein product MNHRLRIQRFRPRARGPFKLKTALLFLFWGIVLGIIIPGLLLTLAYILYAPELPDPRVLEEYRPPIVSRVYSADGELLAEFAGEKRIWVSLDDVSPCFIKALLSTEDRNFYHHWGIDLKRIFGALIANIRAGRIIQGGSTITQQLARDLFLTRQKILTRKIKEALTAIRLEHRYTKYEILELYINQSYMGKGCYGVQAAAQTFFGKDASELGPAEAAFLVGLLRAPSYYLRDPRRAVRRRNLVLKLMAKSDVMKDVCPIDNLDSLLALPFVMPKKVRGESWKAPYFVDFVRRKVAAKFGEDVLYSGGITIYTTLNYKLQKVAEDTLRGRLRMLQRRVEVLHHPDDPEYTMMVYDSTTGDSVRVWKQINGAVFAVQNGTGRILVMVGGKDFKQSQFNRVTQAIRQPGSAFKPFVYTAAIDNGMQPCDWIDDVPGVWPKADGGEWRPENYDRKYLGKITLREALAHSRNLASVRLCEMVGPKTVVQYAHRMGITTFLDPVLSITMGSSGVKLWDIVTAFSVFPNQGVKITPVAIDRIVDRDGAIIYREQPEKKEVLSKGTAYVMVSMLQSVIDFGTGHAARLFGFLHPAGGKTGTTNDYTDAWFIGFTKDMTAGVRVGFDDMTSIGEGITGSRGALPIWTKLMIAAHPTSPTEKDSFDIPYGEVVFLDICRVSHKLATKRCPVLHEVFLRKNPVPHEYCDLTHTPEDTLREKMFYQPPTESIPPANIDQVGPKRKKRKGL
- a CDS encoding phenylalanine--tRNA ligase subunit beta; this encodes MRASYNMLRELIEFELTPEQLAHELTMTGTEVESIIRPSEWISGVVAAKITEIKTNTPREGLSVCTVFDGEKNYQTITGAPLAQKAISVAFAKPGAKIFGEKKIGIIEIDGVKSEGMVCSGVELGLGAPKDRLYHLPPDTKLGEDVARLLGYEDIIFELEITPNRPDCYGHWGLAREIAAITGKPWEPVIPRPRNVLEGFGDVDVEIRTENCPRYTGRLIEGVTVADSPPWLAGKLAMLGMRPINNIVDITNYVMMLTGQPIHAFDADKLGKKIVVRQARDSETITTLEGEKRTLSQEIMVIADDKKPVAIAGVMGGLETEVDESTKNIIVEVAYFKPASVRRARKLLELSTESAIRFERGTDPQAPPVVSDIVAKLAQDIAEAKKIYKTVDIYPTPVEPALVTLTDKKVERLLGVKVPREESRKILVCLGLDIAAENAGGITFRVPTFRPDLTREVDLVEEVARIYKLEKIQPSFKAKGLIHVEVPDILRLKRLLSDLLVGLGYFDALTDPLGRREIFELFAQKPLVELVNPLSEDLSVMRPNPLPTLIAATARNLNRGMRSVRLFEIDYGYAAKEQYEEELYLALACGGMRNPIAWWSKDEPIDLFDVKGTIESILRKLGIQYHFVEANLPFAEDGTALELIAEGKSIGFVGTLRKNLWEKFELRRDVHFGLVEVGPLLPYFTRVSQYKRFSRFPATRRDVALILDSQVRAQTVLARAKELAKDAEEVGIFDVYEGKPIPAGKKSIGIYFVFRGKERTLTDKEVNERFEAVVKELCRIFNAEIRK
- a CDS encoding glycosyltransferase family 9 protein; translation: MARKTITKRAEIAGRKLLIKIYGLFQPKQVFSSIPSCYKPRRILFLRHDRIGDMAVTIPFFRAIKRKLPDADIGILVSLRNKILLRYEPDYHLITYRKRPDLFFRSLWEVFRWHPDVVVDLQLKESVTSTTFAIASRAKWRVRIKRDVKLPFNVYVDVGEFWHIQDEMRALFSAIAPIDIDEVPKSIMLSERERKFAEDFFSKVSAPKEKLIGLNISAGFAVRMLSAEDNKRIASHILRRGFVPVILYEPRDAKIAREICDAVRGAYLGPLCPDILHAAAIIEKLNLIVTPDTSVVHIASGFGVPTLALYTANEWNRRRWLPWGVKYRWVASTDYDSLAGINIDDILTKFDELIIELNL